A single Methanocaldococcus bathoardescens DNA region contains:
- the fwdF gene encoding tungsten-dependent formylmethanofuran dehydrogenase subunit FwdF codes for MIEQVKEVYENGFTIYRDGEVEKRELFWNDDSCVGCGICADICPVSAIAMGPLGAIAKGDIIAPKLDIDKDKCVLCGMCASACPFDAMDLKINGKSIKEDERYPKIKRDIKVYQDKCVLCEQCEMVCPQSAIEVERTLAERKKFVIGEININKEKCVLCGICAEYCPADAINLKYNYPTPTNPKPITDIDVDRDKCVYCKVCEFVCPHDAIEVICYKCPMMKRIPQAKLYDDINGKTVVDKDACVTCGWCAFICPAEAIEVEKPFKGELIIDVDACNACGACVAICPCSALEFPAPKDKAEKVPRIIVNQNLCVLCGACTKACPVNAIKVKRTEINFEREPKAIAWKKAFEKLMG; via the coding sequence ATGATTGAGCAAGTAAAAGAAGTCTATGAAAATGGATTTACCATATATAGAGATGGGGAAGTAGAAAAAAGAGAGTTGTTTTGGAATGATGATTCCTGTGTAGGTTGTGGTATCTGTGCTGATATCTGTCCAGTAAGTGCTATAGCTATGGGACCTTTAGGAGCTATAGCTAAAGGAGATATAATAGCACCAAAATTAGATATTGATAAGGATAAATGTGTTTTGTGTGGAATGTGTGCTTCAGCATGTCCATTTGATGCTATGGACTTAAAAATTAATGGAAAATCAATAAAAGAAGATGAAAGATACCCAAAAATTAAGAGAGATATTAAGGTTTATCAAGACAAGTGTGTTTTGTGTGAGCAGTGTGAGATGGTTTGTCCTCAGTCAGCAATAGAAGTTGAAAGAACATTGGCAGAAAGAAAGAAGTTCGTTATTGGTGAAATAAATATAAACAAAGAGAAATGTGTTTTGTGTGGAATTTGTGCTGAATACTGTCCAGCAGATGCTATAAACTTAAAATACAACTACCCAACACCAACAAATCCAAAACCAATAACTGATATCGACGTTGATAGAGATAAGTGTGTCTACTGTAAGGTTTGTGAATTCGTTTGTCCACACGATGCCATTGAAGTTATCTGTTACAAGTGTCCAATGATGAAGAGAATTCCTCAAGCAAAATTATATGATGATATTAACGGAAAAACAGTTGTTGATAAAGATGCATGTGTAACCTGTGGATGGTGTGCTTTCATTTGCCCTGCAGAAGCTATTGAAGTTGAGAAGCCATTCAAGGGAGAGTTAATAATTGATGTTGATGCATGTAACGCTTGTGGAGCATGTGTTGCTATATGTCCATGTAGTGCCTTAGAATTCCCAGCACCAAAAGACAAGGCAGAAAAAGTTCCAAGAATTATTGTCAATCAAAACCTCTGTGTTTTATGTGGAGCATGTACTAAGGCATGTCCAGTTAATGCTATAAAAGTTAAGAGAACAGAAATTAACTTTGAAAGAGAACCAAAGGCAATTGCATGGAAAAAGGCATTTGAAAAGTTAATGGGATAA
- a CDS encoding (4Fe-4S)-binding protein: MPEHILSGIKAIVAMKLRRKGLIQREIAKIIKSDRSIVSHYLSGRYPKEKILNVAKIIEEIPPKYGAKLIHSLTDDKELAKSLIKELYGIKLLWDENSCIACGSCLVCVALTLDDFTINIDENACCLCASCIFRCPTNSLKFVRENYD; encoded by the coding sequence ATGCCAGAGCATATTCTCTCAGGAATAAAGGCAATAGTGGCAATGAAATTAAGAAGAAAAGGGCTTATTCAGAGAGAAATAGCAAAAATTATTAAGAGTGATAGGTCAATTGTCTCTCATTATCTCTCTGGAAGGTATCCGAAAGAAAAAATCTTAAATGTTGCAAAAATTATTGAAGAGATACCACCAAAATATGGAGCTAAGCTCATTCATTCTTTAACTGATGATAAAGAGCTTGCAAAGAGCTTAATAAAAGAGCTATATGGCATAAAACTTTTATGGGATGAAAATTCCTGCATAGCTTGCGGCTCTTGTTTGGTGTGTGTGGCACTCACACTTGATGATTTCACCATTAACATAGATGAAAATGCCTGCTGTCTATGTGCATCTTGCATATTCAGATGTCCTACAAACTCATTAAAATTTGTGAGGGAGAATTATGATTGA